The Thermodesulfobacteriota bacterium genome window below encodes:
- a CDS encoding elongation factor Tu has product VNLDIELITPIAMEEGVRFAIREGGRTVGAGVVTKVVE; this is encoded by the coding sequence GTGAACCTGGACATAGAGCTCATCACGCCGATAGCGATGGAGGAGGGCGTGAGGTTCGCGATAAGGGAAGGCGGCAGGACCGTCGGGGCCGGGGTCGTAACCAA